CCGCCATCGCGGCTGATCCAGCTCGAGCGCGTCCTGGACGGGGCCGATGCGCCCGAGCAGGAGATACGGTTCTTTACCGCCAGCGACGGCGTGCGCATCGCCTACACCGTCGGCGGCGAAGGGCCGGTCCTGGTGCGCACCATCGACTGGCTCAATCACCTCGACTTCGAGTGGAAGAGCCCTTTCCTGCGGCACTGGCTGGCCGAGATCATGCGCCATAACACCCTGGTCCGCTACGACCAGCGGGGCAGCGGGTTGTCCGACTGGAGCGTTGACGACTTCTCCTTCGAGCGCATGGTCAAGGATTTCGAAGAACTGGTGGATGCCGCCGGACTGGACCGGTTCGCGATCCTGGGCGGCTGCCAGGGCGCTGCCGTCGGCACCGCCTACGCGGTGCGCCATCCTGAACGCGTGGCCCAGCTCATCCTTTACGGCGCATTCGCCAACGGCTGGCCCTCGCCGGAGCAAGACCACGAGGAACAATTCCAGGCCCTGCAAACGCTGATCCGGGTCGGCTGGGGACGCGACAACCCCGCCTTCCGCCAGCTGTGGACCACCCTCTTTCGGCCGGATGCAGATGCGGTCGAGATGGACTGGCACAACGAGCTGCAGCGGGTATCGAGCTCGCCGGAAAATGCGGCCCGGATGCTGGCCGAATTCCCCAGCATGAGAATCCTCGACCTGCTGCCCAAGATCTGCTGTCCGACGCTGGTCCTGCATTCCCGCGACGATGCCGCCGTCCCTGTGCAGGAAGGCAGGCTGATCGCTGCCCGCATCCGCGGCGCCCGCTTCGTCGAGCTGCCCAGCCGGTGCCACATGGTCGGTCCCGGAGACCCCGCATGGGGCGTGTTCGTCGAGGAGTTCTCCAACTTCCTGTCGTGGCAGGAGACGCCGGCCAAGCGGGTCAAGCGCTCTTCGGCTTCGTGACCCGGTCTTGCGCTGCAAAATGACCGAGGGCGGCTTCGGCCGCCCTCTTCTG
The DNA window shown above is from Terriglobales bacterium and carries:
- a CDS encoding alpha/beta fold hydrolase; this translates as MAKYVFGPYQLDVDERRLVRNSEQLRLRGKLFDTLRVLVENAGKLMRKDELMQAVWPDSVVEENNLDHCVSQLRKLLHPAKYIETVPRHGYRFVGEVRTSTPPSRLIQLERVLDGADAPEQEIRFFTASDGVRIAYTVGGEGPVLVRTIDWLNHLDFEWKSPFLRHWLAEIMRHNTLVRYDQRGSGLSDWSVDDFSFERMVKDFEELVDAAGLDRFAILGGCQGAAVGTAYAVRHPERVAQLILYGAFANGWPSPEQDHEEQFQALQTLIRVGWGRDNPAFRQLWTTLFRPDADAVEMDWHNELQRVSSSPENAARMLAEFPSMRILDLLPKICCPTLVLHSRDDAAVPVQEGRLIAARIRGARFVELPSRCHMVGPGDPAWGVFVEEFSNFLSWQETPAKRVKRSSAS